The Candidatus Cloacimonadota bacterium genome has a segment encoding these proteins:
- the rseP gene encoding RIP metalloprotease RseP: MGNIFGAIIALGILITVHELGHFLAARIFGVDVEKFSIGFGPRLFGFRIKQTDFRISLIPLGGYLKMKGENPDEEIDDESGSFRAAKWYKRATIAFAGPFANLLLAFFIFILSFAIGRSYEDQLPLVGKIEIALNDFVKVNDEILSVNNSPVQSWSQIPRFIKENENNIIEVKRDGKKIILESSDIEQITWFTDILPFAPAVIGEVAPGLPAYRAGLMSDDEIIAIDGIQVKNWYDMRDIISKSTKNSLNFKIRRGDQIFEKVVELEVNLMDSNKIIGITQKLPVKIEEKYSLFESLKYGSITTISFVALNYVTLYKLISKPSSLKANLGGPVMIYAMSKESAKKGLDSILAFIAAISIILMIMNLLPIPVLDGGHIFFCFIEGIFKKPLTLKTQLVLQRIGLYILLFLMLFAFFNDFYRLFSRNVSLNEQKILDGN; the protein is encoded by the coding sequence ATGGGAAATATTTTCGGAGCAATCATTGCTTTAGGAATTTTAATAACTGTTCATGAGCTGGGTCATTTTCTCGCAGCTCGAATATTTGGAGTCGATGTAGAAAAATTCTCGATTGGATTCGGACCCCGGTTATTCGGTTTCAGGATAAAACAAACAGATTTTCGTATTTCTCTGATCCCTCTTGGTGGTTATCTGAAAATGAAAGGTGAAAATCCTGATGAGGAAATTGACGATGAATCCGGTTCTTTTCGAGCAGCAAAATGGTACAAAAGAGCAACTATTGCATTTGCCGGTCCATTTGCAAACCTTCTTTTAGCTTTTTTCATATTCATTCTTTCTTTCGCTATTGGAAGAAGTTATGAAGACCAGTTGCCGTTAGTTGGAAAGATCGAGATAGCATTAAATGATTTTGTTAAAGTCAATGATGAAATTTTAAGTGTGAACAATTCTCCTGTACAAAGTTGGAGCCAGATACCTAGATTTATCAAAGAAAATGAAAATAATATCATCGAAGTGAAAAGGGACGGAAAGAAAATAATTCTTGAATCTTCAGACATAGAACAAATTACCTGGTTCACGGATATTCTTCCTTTTGCTCCTGCGGTTATCGGAGAAGTCGCTCCCGGATTACCGGCATACAGAGCAGGATTAATGTCAGATGATGAGATTATTGCTATTGATGGTATCCAAGTTAAAAACTGGTATGATATGAGAGATATCATTTCAAAAAGTACAAAAAATTCCTTAAATTTTAAGATCAGGAGAGGAGACCAGATTTTCGAGAAAGTTGTCGAACTGGAAGTTAACCTGATGGACAGCAATAAGATTATCGGGATAACTCAGAAATTACCAGTTAAGATCGAGGAAAAATACAGCCTGTTCGAATCGCTGAAATACGGAAGTATTACGACGATCAGTTTTGTCGCTCTGAATTATGTAACTCTTTATAAATTAATTTCAAAACCTTCATCATTAAAAGCAAATCTGGGCGGTCCGGTAATGATCTATGCCATGTCCAAAGAATCTGCAAAAAAAGGATTGGATTCAATTTTGGCTTTCATAGCTGCGATCAGTATTATCCTGATGATCATGAATTTACTTCCCATTCCCGTTTTAGACGGAGGTCATATCTTTTTCTGCTTTATCGAGGGGATTTTTAAAAAACCTTTAACCTTAAAAACTCAATTGGTCTTACAGAGGATCGGACTTTATATTTTATTATTTTTGATGTTGTTTGCATTTTTTAATGATTTTTACAGGTTGTTCAGCAGGAATGTTTCTTTGAATGAGCAGAAGATATTGGATGGGAATTGA
- a CDS encoding tRNA guanosine(34) transglycosylase Tgt, producing the protein MFEFILKAKNENARAGVFKTSHGEIKTPVFMPVGTRATVKTLSPLELDEISAQIILGNTYHLYLRPGHELIKKAGGLHEFMSWEKPILTDSGGFQVMSLAGLRKITSEGVKFQSHLDGSYHFFTPEKVIAIQNAMGADIIMSFDECPPYPATKKYIANSLKTTLDWAKRGKEVHKNIKKQALFGIVQGGIYQDLREESARKLMEMDFPGYAIGGLAVGEPKEELLEITNFLNNILPQDKPRYLMGVGTPLDLLENIENGIDMFDCVMPTRNARKGTIFTKKGKMIIKSARYKEDFSPIDEDCDCYTCKNFSRAYIRHLFSVDEILGMRLATIHSLHFYLELVKNARLAILENRFEKYKKECLSRGWARMNTD; encoded by the coding sequence ATCTTTGAATTTATCTTAAAAGCAAAAAACGAAAACGCGCGAGCCGGAGTTTTCAAAACTTCTCATGGTGAAATAAAAACTCCGGTTTTTATGCCGGTCGGAACGAGGGCAACCGTAAAAACCCTTTCACCTCTGGAGTTGGATGAAATAAGTGCTCAAATAATTCTGGGAAACACTTACCATCTCTATCTTCGTCCCGGTCATGAATTGATTAAAAAAGCCGGTGGATTGCATGAATTTATGAGTTGGGAAAAACCGATCCTGACAGACAGCGGCGGATTCCAGGTGATGAGCCTAGCAGGATTGAGAAAAATAACCTCGGAAGGAGTGAAATTTCAATCACATCTCGATGGTAGTTATCATTTTTTCACTCCGGAAAAAGTGATAGCTATTCAAAATGCAATGGGAGCAGATATAATCATGTCTTTTGATGAATGTCCGCCTTATCCGGCAACGAAAAAATATATTGCGAATTCGCTGAAAACTACTCTTGATTGGGCAAAACGCGGAAAGGAAGTTCATAAAAATATTAAGAAGCAGGCTTTGTTCGGAATTGTTCAGGGTGGAATTTATCAAGATCTGCGGGAGGAAAGTGCGAGAAAATTGATGGAGATGGATTTTCCGGGTTATGCGATCGGAGGATTGGCGGTTGGAGAACCGAAAGAAGAACTGCTGGAGATAACGAATTTTCTGAATAATATTTTACCGCAAGATAAACCTCGTTATCTGATGGGAGTTGGAACACCACTGGATTTACTGGAAAATATCGAAAACGGAATCGATATGTTCGATTGTGTGATGCCGACCAGGAATGCTCGCAAAGGAACGATTTTCACCAAAAAAGGAAAAATGATCATCAAATCAGCAAGATACAAAGAAGATTTTTCCCCCATCGACGAAGATTGTGATTGCTATACCTGCAAAAATTTCAGTAGAGCTTATATTCGTCATTTATTCAGTGTTGACGAAATTCTGGGAATGAGATTGGCAACTATTCACAGTCTGCATTTTTATTTAGAACTTGTTAAAAATGCCAGGCTGGCGATTTTGGAAAACAGATTTGAAAAATATAAAAAAGAGTGTTTAAGCCGCGGATGGGCACGGATGAACACGGATTGA